GCAGCGCTCCCAGCCACGACGCGAGCGTGCTCCAGAAGAGGAGCCATCCGAGGGTCAGCTGTCCGCTCTGGCTGAGATAGCCGGCGAACGGCAGGATCACCTCGCTCGGGATGGGCGGCACCAGCACCTCGAGGAAGACGAGCACCCCGACACCGATGTCTCCGAGTGCGGTGAGGACGTCGGCCGCGAAACCGCTCAGGCCGGTGAAGCCGTGGTCGGCACCCGTCATGCGATCCCCGCCTATCGTCCGAAGATGTCGCCGAGCCCCGGGATCCCGAGGTCGCCGAGACGCTCGCCCCAGCCGGTCGCGGTCTCGCCGAGCCCCGACACCGCCTCGCCGGCGGATCCCATCAGCTCCTCCGCACCGCCGGTGAACGCTTCCACATCGACGCCCGAGGCGAGCGCCTCCAGATCGACACCCTCTGCCAGAGCGCTGAAGTCGACGCCGAGCCCCGCAGCCTGCTCCAGGAGCGGAGCAGCGACGGTGCTGAGCACCGCGCCACCCGCGACCGCACCGAGGATGCCGACCGCCGCGCCTCCGGCCAGGACCGCGGCACCGCCCGTCCCGCTCCCGCGGACGCGGGACAGGAGTCCGCGCATCCGACCGGGACGCAGGGCCTCGGCGCGTCCGGCCGCGCGCGCGAGGTCATCCGGCGAGGAGGAGTGCGGGCGCTCGCCCGGTGCGAGTTCCGCACGCATGCGCTCCTCGACCAGGGTGCGCTGCTGCGGCGTCAGGCGGGCGAACGCGTCACGATGGATCTGCTCGATGCGCTGCGGATCGGCGGTGTTCATCAGGTAGTCGTAGCGCGCGATCGCGGCTCGATCGGCGTCGGTCCCTGTCGTGGCCGCTCGAGCTCCCGAGGCCGATCCGACGTGCGCTGCCGTCGCACCGGGAGCGGGCGGCGGCGCGTACGGGTCTGCGGCGGCGGGAGGCGACGGCGGGGCGGGCACCCGGCGTTCTGCGTGGTGCCCGGCACTCTCCGACGGACCTCGCACGGCGTCGACGGCGCCGCGGAGCACGCCGCCCCAATCGGTCGATGACCGGGATCCGTCAGCGGGACTGCCGCTGCGCGCGGACCCGGAGTTCTTCTCCAGGGCTTCGGAGGCGATGCCGATCAAGCGGGAGAGCTTTCCCATGATGGTCCCTTTCGTGGGGCGGTGCGGACCACCGGGATTCCACGACGTCGGACGACGGCAAGAGTCGAGGCAGCCCGCAGAGCGGGTGCCAAGGTCTCCTCCACCCTCTCGGGCCGACGGGCCGGGACACGATCTCGTGTCCGTAATGACGACTCCGCCGCAGACGGGAGTACTCCCCTTGCGCGCTCGACATTACCGAGCCGAGCTATGCGTGACCTCCACGCCGCGCGCTGGAACGCGAACAGCCCTCCCCGGCAGAGGGAGGGCTGTTCGGACGGGCTGAGCCGAGGTGCTACTTGGCGGCGACCTTCTCGGCGACAGGCTTCTTGGCCGGAGCCTTCTTGGCCGGAGCCTTCTTCGCCGCCGGAGCCTTCGCGGCCGGAGCCTTCTCGGCTGCCGGAGCTTTCTCCGTCGCGGCAGCGTCGACCGGGGCCTTGTCGTCGGGGACCGCGCCGGTCACGGCGGTGGTCGTCGCGGCATCCGACGACGGCGAGGCCGGAACGGCGGGCGCGGCGGGAGCGGCTGCACGCGGACGTGCCGCGAACTCCTCGAAGACGTAGCGCGGGTTCTGCACGGTCTCGAGGTTCACCAGGTCGCGGCCGAGCCACAGGTTGTTCCACCAGCCCCAGATCACGCGGAACTTGCGCTCCCACGTGGGCATCGCGAGGCCGTGGTAGCCGCGGTGGGCGACCCACGCGACGAAGCCCTTGAGCGCGAGCTTTCCGGACTGGAAGACACCGTTGTAGAGGCCGAGACCGGCCACGGCGCCCATGTTCTTGTGGAAGTACTCCTTCGGGGTCTCCCCGCGGAGCACGGCGACGATGTTCTTCGCGAGCAGCTTCGCCTGACGCACCGCGTGCTGGGCGTTCGGCACGCAGAAGCCGCCGACGCCACCGCCGGAGAGATCAGGGACGGCCGAGACGTCACCGGCAGCCCAGGCGCCTTCGACGAAAGCCTCGGGGGTGCCGACGCGGAGGTCCGCGCGGGTCTGGATGCGACCGCGCTCCTCGACGGGCAGGTCGCCGCCGCGGACGACGGTCGGGTTCGCCATGACACCGGCGGTCCAGACGATCAGGTCGGTCGGGATGACCTCACCGGTGGAGAGCTCGACGTTTCCGTCGACAGCGCTGGTGAGCTGCGTGTCGAGGTGCACGTTCGCACCGCGCTTGGCGAGGTCCTTGAGCACCCACTCGCTCGTCTTCAGCGAGACCTCGGGCATGATGCGGCCCATCGCCTCGATGAGGTGGAAGTGCGTGTCGTCGAACGTCAGCTGCGGGTACTTCGACACCAGCGACGAGGCGAGCGAACGCAGCTCGGCGAACACCTCGATACCGGCGAAGCCACCGCCGACGACGATGACGGTGAGCAGTCGGTCGCGCTCGGGACCGGCGGGCAGGGACGCCGCCTTGTCGAAGTTCGACATGAGGCGGTCGCGGATCGCGACGGCCTCTTCGATCGTCTTGAGGCCGATCGCGTTGTCGGCGATGCCCGGGATCGGGAACGTGCGCGAGACGGCGCCGGCGGTCACGACGATCTGGTCGTACGCGAACTCGTACGGCTCACCGAGCGGCGGCGTGATCGTCGCGGTCTTCTCGGCGTGGTTGATGTTCGTCACCTTGGCGGTGATGACGTTCGTGCGCTTGAGGTGACGTCGGTGCGCGACCACGGAGTGCCGAGCCTCGATCGAGCCCGCGGCGACCTCGGGGAGGAACGGCTGGTACGTCATGTACGGCAGCGGGTCGACCATGGTCACCTCCGCCTCGCCCTTGCGCAGGTGCTTCTCGAGCTTCCACGCGCTGTAGAAGCCCGCGTAGCCTCCACCGACGATCAGAATCTTGGGCACAGTGCTGTTCTGAGGCACAGGGGAACAACTCCTTGGAGTCAGGAATGTGGCGTACGAGAAACGCGCGCCGATCGGATGCGCCGGGCAGCTGCGGTGACGCCAAGCGCTATCAGGATACCAGGGACTGTGAGGGCGATGAGCGGCAGGGTACCGTAGCGCAGCGAATCAGCGCTGGGAAGCAGCGGTGAGCCCGCCTCGGTCGGCGCGTCGGCATCCGGGAGCGGCTCGACGGCGACCGGAGTGATCGTCGGCTCGGGCTGCGGCTCGGTGTCGGCGCGCCGGAAGAAGTGGATCCATTCGGCGAGATCCCCCATGGGATTCTCGTCCACCGGGGCGATGTCGGCGGAGATCGCCGCCGCCGCATCGACGAGCCCGAAGCCGTACAGCGGATCCCTCGGCTTCACGGCGTCGGCGACGGGCATCGCGGTCTTGATGATCCGGTTGATGACGTCGATCGCCTTGATGTCGGGATGCGCCGAGCGGATCAGCGCCGCGACGCCGGCCACGATCGGGGCGGCACCGCTGGTGCCCCTCCAGGAGACGACCTCGCCGTTCGCGGAGACGCCCAGCAGACCTTCGCTGGGAGCGGAGATGCCGATCGTGATCCCCTGCGTGGAGGCCTCGACGCTGGCCGTACCGGTCTGATCGACGCCGCCGACGGTCAGGACGCCGGGGATCGTGGCCGGCGCACCGATGATGTCGGTGCCGCTCCCCCGGTTGCCCGCGGCGACCACGACGACGACATCGTGCTCGAAGGCGTAGAGGAACGCGTCGTCCCAGCTCTCATCCCAGTCGAGCGTGTTCGTGGTGAACGACAGGTTGATGACGTCGGCGCCGTTGTCGACGGCCCAGCGCATCGCCTTGGCGACCTGCTCGGTGAACGGCACGGCCGCCGCCGCACCGAACCCCACGGAGATGGACAGGAGGTTCGCCTCGGGGGCGACGCCGATCATGCCGGTGCCGTCGGGGGATCCGCGGCCGGCGGCCAGCGACGCCACCCAGGATCCGTGGTTCCCGTCGACCGCTCCGACCGGCGTGCGGCCGTCGGGGGTGCCGGTCCCGGAGACGTCGGTCCCGCCGATCACGGCGTCGCCGAACGTCTGCGGAACCTTACCGATGCCCGTGTCGATCACGGCGATCGTGACGCCGGCGCCCCTGGTCGTCTTCCAGGCCTCGCGGATCTTGGCCCCGTCGAGCCAGTACTCCGACGCACGCACCGGATCGGTGGGGTTGTCGGGGATCGGCGGAGGCGTCGCCGTGGCGCCGAGGAGCAGGACGGATGCCGCCACGACCGCGAGGGCCGTGACGCTGCGCAGCATCCGTCGCGGGCTCACGCCGACCGCGCCGCCTCGTCGCGGGTCGCCGCACCGGGGTCCTCGCAGCGGCACACCGACGGCGACCAGGCGGATCGTTCGAGTGCGATGTCGCCGATCGGATTCACTCCCGGCCCTGCCGCGAGCGCATGCCCCGCGAGGGCGTGCAGGCACTTGACGCGGGTGGGCATGCCGCCCGCCGAGATGCCGTCGATCTCCGGCACGTCGCCGAACCGCCCGCGATCGGCCAGATACGCCTCGTGTGCGGCGAGATAGCCGGCTGCGACCGCCTCGTCGTCGGCGAGGAGAGCCGCGAGCTCCGGCATCACCTGCGTGGCCTCGAGGGTCGACATCGCCGCCGTCGCGGACGGGTGGGTCAGGTAGTAGAAGGTCGGGAACGGCGTTCCGTCGGGCAGCCGCGGTGTCGTGGCGACGACCGTCGGGTTGCCGCAGGCGCATCGCGCCGCGATGCCGACCACACCGCGTGCAGGGCGGCCGAGCTGCGCCGAGATGACGGCGAGCTCGGCGGGCGTGGGGGCGGGGAAAGGCGGCGTGGTCACCCCACCAGCGTAGGGGAGCCGCCAGGGAGGATGCTCGGAGCGAACACTCAGGGAGCGACGGCCGCGGTGTCGCTGAGCCCTGTCGAGACGAGGGTGCGCAGCAGCTGCGGCATCCAGTCCGCCGGCTTCTCCTCGAGAGTGTCGCTGATCGGATCCTGCTCCCGCGGAAGCGCGGAAGGGTCGAGGTCGTTGTCGATCAGGTACACGACCTCCCCCGGCTTCACGTAGTACAGGCGCTCGCGGGCCTGGGTCGTGATGTAGGCGGGATCGCTCCAGCGCTCGCGCTCCGCGATGAGATCGGCGATCTCGTCCTCGCTGACCTTCACGGAGGCCTCGAGCGCCGCGATCTTCTGCCGCTGATCGATGAACGTGCCGAGTGTCGGCACGAGCACCCACGCTCCCAGCACGACGAGGGACAGCATGATGACGGAGAAGGCGGAGAGACGGATGCCGGAAGCCCACTCGCGGACATCGACACCCTGCGTGCTCCCCTTGGCGCGCTTCCGCCGCTGCGCGGACGCCGCTCGAGCGTCGGCCTTGGCGCGCCCCTTCTTGGGCGTCGACGGCGGGGACGCCGGAGCCTTCGGAGACGCCGAAGGAGGAGCCGGTCGTCGTACCACGGCTCCTCCTCCGGTCACCGCTCAGGCGGTGTGAATCTGACTTCTTTCTGAGCGCGGGCCGGGCTCAGCCCTGGTAGCGAGGGAAGGCCGAACGTCCGGCGAACACAGCGGCGTCGCCCAGCTCCTCCTCGATGCGCAGAAGCTGATTGTACTTCGCGACGCGCTCGCTGCGGGCAGGCGCACCCGCCTTGATCTGACCCGCGTTCGTCGCGACGACGAGGTCGGCGATCGTGGTGTCCTCGGTCTCGCCCGAGCGGTGCGAGAGCATCGCCGTGTAGCCCGAGCGCTGCGCCAGGCTGACCGCGTCGAACGTCTCGGTGAGCGTGCCGATCTGGTTGACCTTCACGAGCAGCGAGTTCGCGACGCCGCGCTTGATGCCGTCGGCGAGGCGCTGCGGGTTGGTGACGAACAGGTCGTCGCCCACGAGCTGGACCTTGGTGCCGAGCGCATCGGTGAGGTGCTTCCAGTTGTCCCAGTCGTCCTCGGCGAGAGCATCCTCGATCGTGACGATCGGGAAGTCGTTGACCAGACCGACGTAGTACTCGGTCAGCGCGGCGGCGTCCCAGTCCTTGTTGTCGAGACGGTAGACGCCGTCCTTGAAGAACTCGGTGGCGGCGACGTCGAGGCCGAGGGCGATGTCGGAGCCGGGCGTGAAGCCCGCCTTCTCGATCGCCTTGACCAGGAAGTCGAGGCCCTCGCGGTTGCTGGGCAGGTCGGGGGCGAAGCCACCCTCGTCGCCGAGGCCCGTGGCGTAGCCGGCGGCCTTCAGCTCGGCCCGGAGCACGTGGTAGGTCTCCACACCCCAGCGGAGCGCCTCGGAGTAGGTCTCGGCGCCGATCGGCGCGAGGAAGAACTCCTGCATGTCGATGCCGTTGTCGGCGTGCTCGCCGCCGTTGATGACGTTGAACAGCGGAACGGGCAGCACGTGCGCGTTCGGGCCGCCGAGGTAGCGGAAGAGGGGAAGGTCGGCGGAGTCCGCCGCGGCCTTCGAGACCGCGAGGCTGACGCCGAGGATGGCGTTGGCGCCGACGCGCTTCTTGTTCTCGGTGCCGTCGACCTCGATGAGGATCTCGTCGACGATGCGCTGCTCGCTCGCCTCGACGCCTTCGATGGCCGGGCCCAGCTCGTCGATGATGGCCTCGACGGCCTTGAGCACGCCCTTGCCGCCGTAGCGGCTCTTGTCTCCGTCGCGCAGCTCGTACGCCTCGAACGCACCGGTGGATGCACCGGAGGGGACGGCGGCCCGCTGGACGATGCCATCGTCGAGGAGCACCTCCACCTCGACGGTCGGGTTTCCGCGCGAGTCGAGAATCTCGCGTGCGCCTACAGCCTCGATCAGTGCCACTGATGTGCTCCTTGCTCAGAGAAAACGTTGTGTGGAGCGTCGTCGGTCCGCGCTCAGTCTAGCCCGGCCCTTCGACAAGCTCAGGGACCCGTCAGACGACGAGCGCGAGCGCGACGCCGTCCCAGCCCTTCGCGCCGACCGTCTGCAGGGCCGTCGCGTCGAACCGCGGGTCGTCGCCCAGCATCCGCAGTCCGTCGCGGGTGCCGATCACCTTGGAGTCCGTCGAATCGTCGCGCACGATCTCGCCCTCGCGCCCGATGTTGTCGAGCACGATCACCGTCCCCGGATGGCCGAGCTTCGCCGCCCAGTCGAGGTAGACGGTGTTGGACTCCTTGTCGGCGTCGATGAACACCAGGTCGAATCCGGCGATCAGGGTCGGCAGCACGTCGGCGCCGCGTCCGACGCGGATGTCGACGCGATCGCCCACGCCGGCCGCGTCGATGCTGGCTCGTGCGACGGCGGCGTTGTCCGCCTCCGCCTCGATCGTCACGACCCTCCCCTCCGGTCCGACAGCGCGGGCCAGCCAGATCGTGGAGTACCCGCCGAGCGTGCCGATCTCGAGCACCCGCCGCGCGCCGCTGATGCGGACGAGGAGGTCGAGCAGCTTGCCGGCCACCGGCGCCACCTCGATCTCGGGAAGGCCGGCTGCGCGCTGAGCCTCGAGCGCCGCCTCGAGCGCCGGGTCGTGTCCGACCAGGGTGTCGACGAGGAAGGCGTCGGCCTGCGACCATGCTGCGGGGGTGGATTCCATGCCCTCAGCCAACCGTCGGCCCGGCGACGAGTCAAGAGCGTGGAGCGGAGAGCAGCTTTCCCGGTGCGCCGGCGAGTTCCGGCTGCCGCCGGAACTGCCCGGTGGCCGCGAGGACCCCGATCGCGACGGCGAGGACTATCCAGCCGGCGACCCCCAGCGGTCCGGCCAGGCCAAGGTCGGGCTTCGCAGCGGCGAAGAGGACGATGAGCCCGCCGGCGGCGTTGAGCGAACCGTGCGCGAGGACCGCCGGCCAGACCGACGCCGAGCGCAGTCGCAGCCAGCCGAGCAGGATGCCCCAGGCGACACAGCCGCCGATCATCAGGAGCACCCCGCTCAGGTCGGTGCGGCCGAAGTTGTAGCCGAGGAGGATGACCGGGCTGTGCCAGACGCCCCAGATCGCGCCGCTGAGAAGCAGCGTCGGCCACGTGCCGAGCGGACGGAGGGCGGGAACCAGCCATCCCCGCCAGCCGAGCTCCTCGCCGAACGCGGGGATCGCGTTGAGGAGCGCCGCCAGCGGGATCATCGCGATCTGTGCGAACACGACCACCTCGACCGGTGGCATCGGCGCGCCCGCAGGAAGAGCCTTCTGCAGCTCCGCGGCGAAGGCGGCGAACGTGAGATCGAGCCGGACGAAGCCGAGGGCGGCGGACACGAGGATGCTCAGCCCGACCAGCAGCGGCGGCACCAGCCAGGCGGCGACCATCAGCCAGACGATGCGCTTCGCCGGACGCAGCGGCCACAGGCCCAGGAACCGCGCGCGCTCCCCGCGCGCCGGGGTGCGCAGCGCGAAGGTGACGACGAGCGCCGCGATGGCAGGCGTCAGCATCATCACCGGCAGCAGTGCGGCGGCCAGGGGCTCCGCCAGGCCGTCGCCGAGCCACAGCGGCAGCGCCACCAGCCAGGCGAGACCGCAGGCGAGCACCGTGAAGACGATGACGGCGCCCCAGGGCACCCGTCGCGTCTCGAGCAGCGTGGAGTCGTTCATGAGGTCGCCTTTCCCTGGTCGGTCCGGGTCGCGCCGCGCAGACGTGCACGGTCGACGTAGGCCTGGAGCAGCGCCGCGGCCTCCTCGGCGCCGTCGATCGTCACGAGGAACGGTCGTCGGCCGAGACGCGCGACCTCGATCGCGGGTCCGCGGCGGATCACGATGCCGGTCCGCCCGTCCAGGGCGATGCGCCACCCCCACCCGCCGAACTCCCCGAACGGCGAGACATCGACCGCGCGCGCGGACTCGACCTCGTCGAGCGGGATCTCGATGCGGGGCCAGCCGATCAGCGCCCTGGCGGCGAATCCCTCGGGCGTCACGCGCACACGGAACGCGGTGGTGGCCACCATCGCGAAGGCGACGACGAGCACGACGACCGCGACGACCCACCCGCCCTGCACGCCCGTGCCGAGCATGAAGGCGGCGAGCGCGGCGAGCGAGAGCAGGAGCAGCAGGAGGACGGCGACCGCGGCGCGCGGCATCGAGGTCGTGGCCAGCCAGACGACGCGCTCCCCCTCGGCGATGCGCACGATCTGACGCGATTCGAGCGTGGGACCCGACTCGGGGCCGACCCGGGGCTGCACCGCCCAGGCGACGGCACCGACGGCCGCGAGCGCGGCGAACGATCCGAGCATCACCAGGCCGATGCCCGGCACGTCGGCCTCGGGCGCGAGATCGCGCTGCATCGCGAGCGAGCCGAGGCTCATGGCGGTGGCGAAGGCGGCGAGGCCCGCGGCGAGTGCGCCCATGAGCCGTGCGGCGCCGCCCCAGTGCGCACCCACCGCGGCGAACGTCGTGATCGCCATGAGCACGGGAAGCACCAGACCGACCCCGAGCAGGATCCAGAGATAGGTGGATGCCGGGGCGAACCCGTCGGTGCCGCTGACACCCCAGTGGACGGCGACCTGGTCAGGCATCGACGGCAGCCAGGCGACGATCACCGCGACGCCGATGGCCGAGATCACGACGGGCACGCCGACCGCGACGAGGAAGAAGGTGAGACGCGCTCTGCGCAGCGGCGCCGGCGGTATGCGGGTCAGGTCGTGTGCGGTCATGGCGAGACCTCCTCGGGGTTCCTGGGGGCGTTCTTCTCGGATCGTGGATCGCGATGCGCGTGCACGATGCCGGCGAGCGTCTCGGCGGAGACGCCGAGGGCACCGGCCCGGCGCACGAGCGCGTCGATCTCCTGTGCGAGCTCTGCCAGCGGCGCCGCCGAGCCCGCGATCACCGCTCCCCTGCCGCGACGGAGGTCGACGAGTCCCTCGTCGCGCAGCCGCTGATAGGCGTGGAGAACGGTGTGCTGATTGATGTCGAGGGCTTCGGCGACGTCGCGCGCCGCGGGCAGCCGGTCTCCCGGCACGAGAGCACCGGCGAGGATGTCGGAGCGGACGGACGCCGCGACCTGGTCGTAGAGCGGTCGAGAGCTGTCGGTGTCCACTCGGATCAGCATCGGAGTCCTCTCTTTCAAATCGCTACTTATTCTAATTGAACTAGAACAACTGTGGCAACCCTCCAGTCGTCTTGGACGGTGTGGCGCGCATCCGGGACACTGACGCCATGCGCATCACTCCCCGCCGTCTCGCCATCGGCATGAGCCTCTGGATCCCCAATCTCTTCAGCGGCATCCGCATCCGCCGATTCAGCGAGGACTGGACCCACGCGACCGTCGAGCTCCACGTGAACGTCTTCACCCGCAACTACGTCAAGACGGCGTTCGGCGGCTCGATGTCGGCGATGACCGACCCCTACTTCTTCATGCTGGTGATGCATCAGCTCGGGCGCGATCACGTCGTGTGGGACACGCGCGGCGAGATCGAGTTCCTCAAGCCGGGGCGCGGCGTGCTCACCGCCGAGTTCGAGGTCTCGAAGGAGAAGGCCGACGAGATCCGCGAGCGAGCCCGCGGCGGAGCGAAGGTGCTCGAGTGGTTCGAGACCGTGATCACCGACCGTGACGGAGACATCGTCGCGAAGGTGCGCCGGGAGGTCTACATCCGCGAGAAGAAGCGGGTCACCGCCGCACGCGGCTGACTCGACCCCTGTCGTTCACCCGGGCGTGCGACGATGTCGTCATGCTCCTCGCCCGCCGACTGACGCTCGGAGACGCCGTCGCGATCGGCCTGGGCTCCATGATCGGAGCCGGCGTGTTCGCGGTGTGGGCTCCCGCGATGGGCGTGGCCGGCAGCGGCATCCTCATCGCTCTCGCGATCGCCGCCGTCGTGGCGTTCTGCAACGCCACCTCGTCGGCCCAGCTGGCCGCGGTGCATCCCGTCGCCGGAGGCACCTACGCCTACGCCCGTGCGGAGATCGGCCCCTGGTGGGGATTCATCGCCGGGTGGAGCTTCGTGATCGGCAAGATCGCGAGCTGCGCGGCGATGGCCATGACGTTCGCCGCGTACGCCGCCCCCGAGGGCTGGCAGACGCCGGTCGCCGTGGTCGCGGTGGCGGCCCTCGCCACGGTGAACTGCTTCGGAGTGACCCGCACCGCCCTGCTGACGCGGATCCTCGTGGCGTGCTCGCTGCTCGGTCTCGCCGTCACAGTCGCCGTCGGGTTCGGGTCCGCCGCCGCGGCATCGCCTCCTCCGCTCCCCGACGCCTCCGCGTACGGGGTGCTGCAGGGCGCCGGGCTGCTGTTCTTCGCGTTCGCCGGCTATGCGCGGATCGCGACCATGGGCGAGGAGGTCGTCGATCCCGCGCGCACGATCCCCCGCGCGATCGTGCTCGCCCTCGGCGGCGCGGTCGTCGTCTACGCCCTGGTGGGCCTCGCGGTCATCCTCGTGCTCGGGGGCGACGCCGCCTCGTCGACCGCCCCGCTGGCCGATCTCCTCGTCGTCGCCGGATGGCCCGCGCTCGCACCGCTCATCCGGGTGGCCGCCGCCGCGGCCTCCCTCGGCGCGCTGCTCGCCCTGCTCACGGGCATCGGACGCACGACCCTCGCGATGGCCCGCGAGAGCGACGTGCCGCGGTTCCTGGCGAAGGTCGACGAGCATCGTCAGGTGCCGCAGCGCGCAGAGATCGTGATCGCCGCGATCGTCATCGGCATCGTGCTCGTCGCGGATCTCCGCGACGCGATCGGCTTCTCCTCGTTCGGGGTGCTGCTGTACTACCTGATCGCCAATGCGGCGGCCTTCCGGCAGACCGGACCCGCGCGCCGCTATCCGCGCGTGCTGCAGGTCGTCGGGGCGCTCGGCTGCCTCGTGCTCGTGAACAGCCTGCCGGTCATCGCCTCACTCGTCGGAACGGCGGTCGTCGTCTGCGGCGTCGCGTACCGGGTGCTGCGCCTGCGCCTCGCCCGCCGCTGAGTCGACGGCGGACGCGGAGCGGTACGTCCGCGGAGCGATCCCGAGCACGGACTGGAAGTCCCGCGTCAGGTGCGCGTGATCGGCGTACCCGAGTTCGGCGGCGATCCTCGCGAGATCGGTCGCCGGCTCGTCGCGGACCAGCTGGGCCGCCTCCTGCAGACGCCGCCGACGGATCATCGCGGCGGGCGACAGACCCACGTGCCGGTGTGTCATCCGCTGCAGCGTGCGCACCGACACCGCCAGTCGCATGGCCGCCTCCTCGGGCGTGAGCGCGGCGTCCTCCCCCATCAGCGCGTCGGACAGGGCGTTCGCCTGACGTGCGGCCTCGCCGGGTCGGCCGATCCGCTCGCCGAGCCACCGCGAGAACGACGCGACCGCGCGCTCCCTGTGCCCCTCGCCCGACTCCATGGCCGCGGTCACGGCATCGAGCAGTCCCGGCGCGTCGACCCGTGTCTCGGTATCGATGAGCGCAGCCGGCTCCTCGACGAGAGCGGGCACCGCGGCGGGGCGCAGCAGAGCCCCCACGGCCCAGCCGCGTCCGCGCAGGTCGCGGTGCGACACGCGGGTCGTCGCGCCCGACAGCGAGACCCCCTCCGGCTCGACCACGAGGTTGAGCGCGGGATACGAGACGATCTCCTGCCGGGACGAGCGCCCCGGGGCGATGTCCCACTCGGGGATCCAGAACCACGCGACGAGGTCTGCCGCATCGGCCGGTGCCGGCAGCCGATGGAACTCCGGCAGGCGCGCCGGGTACAGGATGCCGCGGGTCGGATTCACCATGGGCCCAGCGTAGGGTCCGGCCCCGACAC
This genomic interval from Microbacterium sp. LWH11-1.2 contains the following:
- a CDS encoding cation-transporting ATPase → MGKLSRLIGIASEALEKNSGSARSGSPADGSRSSTDWGGVLRGAVDAVRGPSESAGHHAERRVPAPPSPPAAADPYAPPPAPGATAAHVGSASGARAATTGTDADRAAIARYDYLMNTADPQRIEQIHRDAFARLTPQQRTLVEERMRAELAPGERPHSSSPDDLARAAGRAEALRPGRMRGLLSRVRGSGTGGAAVLAGGAAVGILGAVAGGAVLSTVAAPLLEQAAGLGVDFSALAEGVDLEALASGVDVEAFTGGAEELMGSAGEAVSGLGETATGWGERLGDLGIPGLGDIFGR
- a CDS encoding NAD(P)/FAD-dependent oxidoreductase, whose product is MPKILIVGGGYAGFYSAWKLEKHLRKGEAEVTMVDPLPYMTYQPFLPEVAAGSIEARHSVVAHRRHLKRTNVITAKVTNINHAEKTATITPPLGEPYEFAYDQIVVTAGAVSRTFPIPGIADNAIGLKTIEEAVAIRDRLMSNFDKAASLPAGPERDRLLTVIVVGGGFAGIEVFAELRSLASSLVSKYPQLTFDDTHFHLIEAMGRIMPEVSLKTSEWVLKDLAKRGANVHLDTQLTSAVDGNVELSTGEVIPTDLIVWTAGVMANPTVVRGGDLPVEERGRIQTRADLRVGTPEAFVEGAWAAGDVSAVPDLSGGGVGGFCVPNAQHAVRQAKLLAKNIVAVLRGETPKEYFHKNMGAVAGLGLYNGVFQSGKLALKGFVAWVAHRGYHGLAMPTWERKFRVIWGWWNNLWLGRDLVNLETVQNPRYVFEEFAARPRAAAPAAPAVPASPSSDAATTTAVTGAVPDDKAPVDAAATEKAPAAEKAPAAKAPAAKKAPAKKAPAKKPVAEKVAAK
- a CDS encoding S8 family serine peptidase; translation: MSPRRMLRSVTALAVVAASVLLLGATATPPPIPDNPTDPVRASEYWLDGAKIREAWKTTRGAGVTIAVIDTGIGKVPQTFGDAVIGGTDVSGTGTPDGRTPVGAVDGNHGSWVASLAAGRGSPDGTGMIGVAPEANLLSISVGFGAAAAVPFTEQVAKAMRWAVDNGADVINLSFTTNTLDWDESWDDAFLYAFEHDVVVVVAAGNRGSGTDIIGAPATIPGVLTVGGVDQTGTASVEASTQGITIGISAPSEGLLGVSANGEVVSWRGTSGAAPIVAGVAALIRSAHPDIKAIDVINRIIKTAMPVADAVKPRDPLYGFGLVDAAAAISADIAPVDENPMGDLAEWIHFFRRADTEPQPEPTITPVAVEPLPDADAPTEAGSPLLPSADSLRYGTLPLIALTVPGILIALGVTAAARRIRSARVSRTPHS
- a CDS encoding DUF501 domain-containing protein; translation: MTTPPFPAPTPAELAVISAQLGRPARGVVGIAARCACGNPTVVATTPRLPDGTPFPTFYYLTHPSATAAMSTLEATQVMPELAALLADDEAVAAGYLAAHEAYLADRGRFGDVPEIDGISAGGMPTRVKCLHALAGHALAAGPGVNPIGDIALERSAWSPSVCRCEDPGAATRDEAARSA
- a CDS encoding septum formation initiator family protein; translated protein: MVRRPAPPSASPKAPASPPSTPKKGRAKADARAASAQRRKRAKGSTQGVDVREWASGIRLSAFSVIMLSLVVLGAWVLVPTLGTFIDQRQKIAALEASVKVSEDEIADLIAERERWSDPAYITTQARERLYYVKPGEVVYLIDNDLDPSALPREQDPISDTLEEKPADWMPQLLRTLVSTGLSDTAAVAP
- the eno gene encoding phosphopyruvate hydratase, with the translated sequence MALIEAVGAREILDSRGNPTVEVEVLLDDGIVQRAAVPSGASTGAFEAYELRDGDKSRYGGKGVLKAVEAIIDELGPAIEGVEASEQRIVDEILIEVDGTENKKRVGANAILGVSLAVSKAAADSADLPLFRYLGGPNAHVLPVPLFNVINGGEHADNGIDMQEFFLAPIGAETYSEALRWGVETYHVLRAELKAAGYATGLGDEGGFAPDLPSNREGLDFLVKAIEKAGFTPGSDIALGLDVAATEFFKDGVYRLDNKDWDAAALTEYYVGLVNDFPIVTIEDALAEDDWDNWKHLTDALGTKVQLVGDDLFVTNPQRLADGIKRGVANSLLVKVNQIGTLTETFDAVSLAQRSGYTAMLSHRSGETEDTTIADLVVATNAGQIKAGAPARSERVAKYNQLLRIEEELGDAAVFAGRSAFPRYQG
- a CDS encoding O-methyltransferase, with protein sequence MESTPAAWSQADAFLVDTLVGHDPALEAALEAQRAAGLPEIEVAPVAGKLLDLLVRISGARRVLEIGTLGGYSTIWLARAVGPEGRVVTIEAEADNAAVARASIDAAGVGDRVDIRVGRGADVLPTLIAGFDLVFIDADKESNTVYLDWAAKLGHPGTVIVLDNIGREGEIVRDDSTDSKVIGTRDGLRMLGDDPRFDATALQTVGAKGWDGVALALVV
- a CDS encoding type II CAAX endopeptidase family protein — protein: MNDSTLLETRRVPWGAVIVFTVLACGLAWLVALPLWLGDGLAEPLAAALLPVMMLTPAIAALVVTFALRTPARGERARFLGLWPLRPAKRIVWLMVAAWLVPPLLVGLSILVSAALGFVRLDLTFAAFAAELQKALPAGAPMPPVEVVVFAQIAMIPLAALLNAIPAFGEELGWRGWLVPALRPLGTWPTLLLSGAIWGVWHSPVILLGYNFGRTDLSGVLLMIGGCVAWGILLGWLRLRSASVWPAVLAHGSLNAAGGLIVLFAAAKPDLGLAGPLGVAGWIVLAVAIGVLAATGQFRRQPELAGAPGKLLSAPRS